One Coffea arabica cultivar ET-39 chromosome 5c, Coffea Arabica ET-39 HiFi, whole genome shotgun sequence DNA window includes the following coding sequences:
- the LOC140007314 gene encoding uncharacterized protein produces MAEWWYNSTYHSSLNMTPFEAPFGYKPVPLPMGTYLDSVVPAASNLLQKRNRISNCIKDNLANAQQRMKYFADQHRTERKFSIGDWVFLKLQPYRQQTMAVRKCLKLSAKYYGPFQVEEKVGSVAYKLKLPAGTRLHPVFHVSLFKKKIGPVQGSSTKLPEFDTQDQCPLQPEAILRRRVILRNGQPVIQFLIKWNQLEPEEAS; encoded by the coding sequence ATGGCTGAATGGTGGTACAATTCTACCTACCATTCCAGCCTCAATATGACACCATTTGAAGCACCGTTTGGTTATAAACCAGTGCCTCTACCAATGGGGACTTATCTGGACTCTGTAGTGCCTGCAGCCTCCAATTTGCTCCAGAAAAGAAACAGGATCTCCAATTGCATAAAGGACAACCTAGCCAATGCTCAACAAAGGATGAAATACTTTGCTGATCAGCACAGGACTGAGAGGAAATTTTCGATAGGGGATTGGGTATTCCTGAAACTTCAACCATATAGACAACAAACAATGGCAGTAAGAAAGTGCCTCAAGCTGTCTGCCAAATACTATGGGCCTTTCCAAGTGGAGGAGAAAGTTGGTTCAGTGGCCTATAAACTGAAGTTGCCAGCAGGCACTAGACTACACCCTGTGTTTCATGTTTCACTATTTAAGAAGAAGATTGGACCAGTGCAAGGGAGTTCTACTAAGCTACCAGAATTCGACACACAGGATCAATGTCCATTACAGCCAGAGGCAATCCTGCGCAGAAGAGTCATTTTGAGAAATGGACAACCTGTCATTCAATTCCTGATTAAATGGAATCAACTGGAGCCTGAGGAAGCTTCTTGA
- the LOC113689740 gene encoding epoxide hydrolase 2-like — protein MDKIEHKNVSVNGINMHIAELGEGPLVLFLHGFPELWYSWRHQILFLASHGYRAVAPDLRGYGDTTGAPVNDSSKFSSLHIVGDLIALTQAIAPDQEKVFVVGHDWGAFIAWHLCMFRPDKVRALVNLSVAFIPRNPSCSLVESLRSAYGNDYYMCRFQEPGEIEAEFAQIGVKNFIKKMLTYRTPGPLFFPQGKGFGDSPDTPVVLPSWLTDEDVDYFVSKFEKTGFTGGVNYYRALNNVTWELTAPWTGAQVKVPTKFVVGELDLTYHMPGVQEYIHKGGFKRDVPLLEEVVVVKDAAHFINQERPDEVSKHIHDFIKQF, from the exons ATGGATAAGATAGAGCACAAGAATGTAAGTGTGAATGGCATAAACATGCACATAGCAGAGCTTGGTGAAGGCCCTTTAGTTCTCTTTCTTCATGGTTTCCCAGAGCTCTGGTATTCATGGCGCCACCAGATCCTCTTCCTGGCATCTCATGGCTATCGGGCCGTGGCTCCTGACCTCCGTGGCTATGGTGATACCACAGGTGCACCTGTTAACGACAGCTCAAAATTTAGCAGTCTTCATATAGTTGGAGACCTCATAGCTCTCACCCAAGCTATTGCACCTGATCAAGAGAAGGTTTTTGTAGTTGGTCATGACTGGGGTGCGTTTATTGCTTGGCATCTGTGCATGTTTAGGCCTGATAAAGTCAGGGCTTTGGTCAATTTGAGTGTCGCCTTTATCCCCAGGAATCCATCTTGCAGTTTGGTTGAGAGCTTAAGGAGTGCATACGGGAATGATTACTACATGTGCAGATTCCAG GAACCCGGTGAAATAGAGGCTGAATTTGCTCAGATTGGTGTTAAGAACTTCATAAAAAAGATGCTCACCTACCGCACTCCTGGTCCTCTGTTCTTCCCCCAGGGTAAAGGCTTTGGCGATTCACCTGATACTCCAGTTGTCTTGCCATCCTGGTTAACCGATGAGGATGTCGATTATTTTGTCAGTAAATTTGAGAAGACAGGCTTCACCGGGGGAGTTAACTACTATCGTGCTCTGAATAACGT AACCTGGGAACTTACTGCACCCTGGACTGGGGCTCAAGTAAAAGTTCCAACCAAGTTTGTTGTTGGGGAGCTAGATTTGACCTACCATATGCCAGGAGTTCAAGAATATATACACAAGGGTGGCTTCAAGAGAGATGTGCCTTTGTTGGAGGAAGTTGTTGTAGTGAAAGATGCAGCTCACTTTATCAACCAAGAAAGGCCTGATGAGGTTAGCAAACACATCCATGACTTTATTAAGCAGTTCTGA